In Papaver somniferum cultivar HN1 chromosome 9, ASM357369v1, whole genome shotgun sequence, the genomic stretch aattttctgTACTAATTAATCCAGAGTACTTATCTATCTTTCCCTCTCATTAAATTGGTATCATTTCTATTAAAAACAAAAACTTATCTAACACCTCCATAAAAATCCAATCTCAAAGAAAGCTTAATAAAGATTAATTATGATAACAAATTAAGGCAATGACATGGTTAATCTCTGATGAAGATATCGCGATGTTGATTATTTCTTTATGATCAATTCTTATTTCAAAATCCATCAAGTATTATTAATTTGGTGACAAGGCAGAGAAGGAGGAAGGGAAAAAGACTGATACCGGTACTCCTATTTCTTAGTAATTCATAGACATTATTGGTATACTAATATTTTAAAAACTTAATTAGAGATCGACCAGCCACCGGCTCTATCAATTTGCGACGAGGACAAATGTAAGCTTTATTTATATTTGCCGATGGCAGCTAACTGATTATAACATGTGTATGTACAAACTACAGTAACGTTTCAAACTAGCTAGCAGCTAGGTAACTGCTGTCGAAGACTGGTTCAATAGTGGCGCGcacttatattttatttttcgttCAATCTTTGTCCCTTGATTAGATGGAGCTTGGCGGTTTATCAATTATTAACGTAATTAATCAACAATGATATATGCTTATGGAATTAAATCAATAATATCTGTTATTAGTACATTCCAAGAACAAAGCCATCCTTGGTTATCCTTCCCTTATTTTTTTCAGGGGTTTTGCTGCAAGGTTTTGACTATTCAAAACCTACTCTCAATATTGTTATGCATGCACGTTCCAAAAATCAGTAGTATATCCAGGCTATAAATACCGATGCCATTTTAGCTAAGAAGCAATATCCACAAAACAATAAGCATAGTTTAATTTGTACTTAAACCTTGAGTTTGAGAATTGAGCAAAGTGATCAGACAATCAATATGGCAGATCGTAATGGTTTCTTTTATTTCCTTGTCGGGATAGTTTTAGTTTCGGTGGTAATAACTTCCTCCGACGCACTTTCAACCACTTTTTATCATAAAGTTTGTCCTAAAGCCCTTCCAACTATTAAGAGATTGGTATATGATGCTGTGAACCGTGAGCACCGAATGGGCGCTTCTTTGCTGCGCCTTCATTTCCACGATTGCTTCGTTAATGTAAGTTTCCATCAATATTGGTCTGTTGTTAATTATCAAGTTAATTACCATGCGAAGTTAAGTTGTATCGGTGTTATAATGGCGACTAATCTTGTGACTTTGTTATTGGCGTTTTAAAGGGTTGCGATGGATCAGTTCTTCTAGATAGCACATCAACAATAGATGGGGAGAAAACTGCATTTGGCAATATCAACTCATTAAGAGGATTTGAGGTGGTTGACAGGATCAAGTCAGAGGTGAACAAAATTTGTGGTGCTCAAGTGGTCTCTTGTGCTGATATCTTAGCTGTTGCTGCTCGCGACTCTGTCGTCCAGGTAAAAACTTAATAAATTATATTGATTCAGGTATATTAACTCCACCTAtttgaagaaaacaaataagTTACTCATACTGTCTCCACGAACATATGCTTTTACAGTTAGGAGGACCAACATGGGAGGTAGAACTAGGCCGAAGAGACTCGACCACAGCCAGCCGAACTGATGCCAATAACGCCTTACCAGCTCCTTTCATGGACCTTCCAGCTCTCAAACAAAACTTCCAAAATGCAGGGTTAGATGAAACAGACCTAGTCGCATTATCGGGAGGACATGCCATAGGGTTTTCTCAGTGTAACAACTTCAAGAACCGAATTTACAACGAATCCAACATCGACCCATTATTTGCCCAGAATCGCAAAAAAACGTGTCCTTCCTCTGGTGGTGACACCAGAATTGCTCCATTCGATCCCACAGCTGACAAATTCGATACATTGTATTTCAAAAATTTGGTGAAGAAAAGAGGTTTACTTCATTCAGATCAGGCTTTGTTTAACGGTGTATCAACTGATGCATTAGTGAGGTTTTACAGTACTCATGCTAGTGCTTTTGCTGctgattttggaaagtctatGATTAAAATGGGAAGAAATAAGCCATTGGAAGGAAATTCAGGACAAATTCGTGTGAACTGCAGGAGGATTAATTAAAAAATCACAAATGGCTTTTGTAATTTGTTAAGTTTGTTGTGTGTATCTATTTTATatgttgtttgtttgtttattttctttttactgTTATGACAAGTGTAAGTGCAAAATCTTTTTTGGTTTATCATCAGAATATATACTGGTGATACACACTTTAATATAATAAAGATGTTTACAAAATTTATTAAGAAGTCCAGGAATTAAATTTCTGGTCTGTTCTCACCTTTTATCTCCCTGTGtttttcattaatggaaattcgAGGTTATAACgaatttaagatcgaaaataagataaTACAAATTAACAAAAATATACAAGTACAATACCgaaaaatccgacaagagaaaaagGGAAGGATTACCAGAGTAAgataaatacaagtatgaataagatccgattaaatcggaggaAGAATGGGTTTTCCCggatcaaatttcagccatttagtttgtttttcttctctagAAAGTTGTGCTGCCAAAATAGGAATGATTTCTCAAATCTCTTGCAACAGTGATGAAGTTTCCATCGTCAAGATTTCaccgatgaagatttcgtcgttggataagttgatgatgaagatgtcgTCGCCagagacaacaaagatgaagatttcatcgtTGGAGAGCATCTTAAAACCCAACCTAGTAACCAAAATGGACCACATCGAGCAGAAAAAGGTTCttgttgatggttttgttgaagaagaagaagaagggttgagACAGAGAGGAGATATGGGATTAGTGATTATTATATATGTTTACTCAAGGGCCTTGCCAACTTTGCGGACGCAGAAATCATGTTTCTTTGAAGTGTTGGTATTGTTTTGAAAAGGATTTTGTACCCCAACAACGATCACTTGTTACATATATAACACTACAACAAGGACAGACAGACAACAACTGGGTCACAGATACATGTGCTACAAATCACCTTACTGCTGACATCAAAATCTGAGCATCTCGCATGACTAAGATGGGACAAATCAAGTGCAAATTGGTAATGGTAGTGCCCTTCCAATTGCAAATATTGGTAATGCCATCTTTACTCATAGCACAAGAGTATTTGAGTTAAATAACATTTAccatatttcaaaaataaaaataaatttaccATCAGTCTATCAGTTCTATAACAGTGTCTATTTTGAGTTTCACACCAATTTCTTTGTTGTGAAGGACAAAATAACGGGGACAACACTACAACAGTGGGAATATAAATGGGctgtgtaaggaccctcaagtacGTCAATGCTACTAGACCAGTTAAGAGACGATTTAGATGATAATGACATAATTAATTAAATAGAACAATAATTTATAGAAGTAATCTAAAAATAATTTGGACAAATAAGTAGCACcatatctcgaaaagttatgcgaaatggactataagaacgtgtcaatcggacatCGTATGACAAAGATATCGCAATTCCAAATTTGGATATTGAAGTTTGACTAATGTTAACTGGAGTTGACTCTCCGTTGACCGACTAACCTTGACCTGACCTTCACCGTTCACTTGAccgttttttttttgacaaagagaaaaatatatatatattaagtttAGGATACATCATTAGCTAGTTTTACATAGAGAGTTGTTGATGGAACAAACCACCATTCTCCAGGATTATAACTTCTAAGGACAGATTTAGCCAAACAATCTACCGCCTTATTACATACTCTAGGGACATACACACAGAACCAGCTGTTATGACTATTACACATCTTAACACACTTATTTAACAGAGGAGAAGATTGCCAGTAGGGAAGCAAACCTTCATTTACAGGTAAAACTACATTCTTACAGTCAGACTCAAAGATGACTTTGTTCCAGTTGTTTTGTATTGCCCAGTGCATAGCTTCTAGTAAGGCCCAACTTTCATCTAGATGAACATGATTCACTCTTCTAAGAACTCCTTTTCCTGCAACATAAGAGCCTGTAGAATTTCTTGTTAACATAACAATTCCAGCCACATGAAAAGGCTTATGAAAAGAAGCATCCACATTGATTTTTAAAGAGTCTGGTGGAGGAGGACTCCAATGACATACATGCTCTACATGATGTATAGTATGTGATGCATGAGTAATGTTGACAATATCAGCGAGATACTTAAAAAGAGGCAGTAAAGCAGAGTTAGGGTTAACAGTTTCTTGCTGAAATTGAACTTTACACCTATATTTCCATATATGCAAAATAGTTGCAATCATTCCATGTAAAGAAGGAGTGTCTGAAGTAAAGTTGATGATCGAATCTGTTGGCCACGAAGCAATCCATTCCTGAAGAGTAGAAAACTGTTGAACATAATTAAAGTGCTGAGGTAGACAATTTTTCCATATTGCATTAGCAAATAGACAGGAAAATAAAAGGTGATTGATATCTTCTATTTGCTGAGTATTACACAGGACACACATATTATCATCTGCAGTTGTTATGTGAAAATTCGCTTTCACAGGAAGTGCATTACGTATAACCTTCCACATAAAGATCTGTAATTTGTAAGGAATTCTCATTTTCCAGAATTTCAACTAAAAAGTAGTGCTTAAAGTAGTTGGTGTTGATGGAGAGTTAATATCACATAAAAGATGGTAAGTTGAAGCAGTAGAGAATTGGCCAGATGAAGTAAGAGGCCAAATTAGTTTATCCTGAGATTGCAGATTCAAAGGAATAGTTAAGATAGAGTGCAGCTGATTTGGGGAGAACAACTGATAAATAAGATCAACATTCCAGTGGGAAGTATGTGAGTCAATTAGTTGAGAGACCCATTGAGTATCAGATGTATTGAGTGCATCCCAAGAGCACGGAGCTGAGGTTTCACTTGGAATCCAATTATGCTTTCATATGTTTATTGTTGTGCCATCACCAACTTGCCATTTAATGAATTTGCGAACAATCTGAATACCATGCACAACACTTTGCCAAATCCATCTGGAGTTGTTAGTATTATGAGGAGGTTCATATTTAAGATCATGATAAGGAAAGTATTTAGACTTTAATAACTACACATATGAATCATCTGAATTATGAATAATATGCCATGCTAGTTTGGCTAACATAGCAGAGTTATAATGATGAAGTTGTTTTAAGCCTAAACCTCCTAATCTCTTCGGCATGTTCATCTTTGACCAAGAAATAAAGTGTCTATTCCTATGAGTGAATGAACTGTTCCACCAATAATTCCTCTGGATTTGATCCATACTATGTATGATAGTGTCAGGTAACTTTAGAACTTGCATATGATACATGCCCATTGTACTAAGAACAGAATTTAGTTGAGTTGTCTTACCAGCCTGATTGATAATCTTACTGATCCAACCTTGAAGTCTTGCAGACATGTGCTCCACAATAGGCCGAAAATTTTCAGTTCTTGATCGATGCAGGAGTAAAGGTATACCTAGATATTTTTCGCCAAGACCCATAATCTTCATATGCAAAATGTTAGTAAAATGTTGTCGAAGAGAAGGGGAAACATTTTTACTAAAGAAGATAGTGGATTTTTGGAGATTCACTACCTGACCAGAAGCCTTAGAAAATTGATCCAAAATATGCTGCAAATTTCTAAGATAAGACGAAGAAGCTTCAAGAAATAATAAACAGTCGTCTGCAAAGAAAATATGGCTCACCTCCATGCTATTTTTTGCTACTTTGATTCCTTTTAAATTTCCTTGTAAAATTTGAGATTGAGTAATTCTTAAAAAGGCTTCCATAATGATAAGAAATAAGTAGGGTGATAGTGGATCACCTTGAAGAATTCCACGTGAAAGATTGAAGGAAGCAGATGGTCTCTCATTGACAAGAAGTGAAATGCTTGTTGTGGTAATACATTGTCGAATTAGCTGAATCCAGTCTTGATGAAATCCTAGATGTAGAAGAATATCAAAAAGGAAAGGCCATTCGAGTCTATCGAAGGCTTTAGACATGTCTAACTTGAGACCGATAAAAGAAACTTtgacttttctttttttcttcatagtATGAATGATCTCATGTGCCATAATGACATTGTTTTGAATATGCCTGCCAGGTACATATGCACATTGTGTAGGCGAAATGAGGTTATTGAGTAATGGTTTTAGTATAATAGAGATGATTTTTGAGATAATCTTATAACTAACATTGCATAAACTGATAGGTCGATATTCATTGGATGTTTGTGGATGTAATGTTTTAGGTATAAGAACTTGAAAAGTCTGGTTAATCTCTCTAAGCATAAACTTGTGAGTAAAGAAATGTTGAACCATTGATATTACCTCTTTACCTACAGTAGACCAGCATTTTTGATAAAAAGCTGCTTGGAATCCATCCGGCCCCGGTGAAGCCCATGGCTTGATTTGAAAAACAACTTCTTTTATTTCTTATTCAGAAGGTATTTGGAGAAGTGCCATGTTATCTGCATCTGTAATACAATTATGAAACTGAGATAAAATAGAAGTATCATTGGTTGGATGAGTAGTTGTTGAAATAGCTGAGAAGTGTTGTAGGAGAGTATTTTCAATCTCTTCTAGAGAATCATGCCAAATACCAAAGGAATCCTGAATTGCATCAATATgatttcttttcttgttgtaaTTTGCagtagaatgaaaaaaaaaagtattcttGTCTGTATCATGATCATGAGTTCGAGCTTTTTGCATGTAGAAATCTTTCTGAATCGACATCCAATTCTCAAGAGATTTAGTGAGATTGATGATGATGGGATGAGAAATGGGCATATTTAAGCTAGTAAAATGATGCATCTCTTGATGAATTTCTTGAATTCTAGATTCAATATTACCAAAACAATGTTTTTTTCCAAAGCTGAAGTCTTTGTTTAGTGTACTTCAGTTTAGAGGTAAACTGATAAGAAGGGGAACCTAAAAAGGTTTGGGTCCAACTATCATTAATAGTGGTAGAACATGAATCTTGAGAAAACCAGCATCTGTAGAGACGGAAAGGGCTATTTCTTGGGCCAAAATCTCGACAAGTAGATAGTAAAATTGGTGAATGATCTGAAGAAACAGGTGGAATATGCTGAAGAGAAGCAGTAGTATAAGCATTCATCCAAAAAACATTGGCTAAAGCCCTGTCTAGCCTAACAACAGTATGATCATTATCAGTTCTATGATCAGACCAAGTTGTGGGCGAACCTGAAAAACCTaaatcaactaaacctagttgTTGGATAATAGGTCTAATTAACCTAGAGTGCTTGTGAGAAGAAGTATGTGAACTTTGTGTTTCTGAATCATTCATTGTGAAGTTAAGATCTCTAATTAGAACCCATGGAAGATCTACATGAGGTTGCATTTCTAATAAATAGTGCCATTGCTCTGGATTTTCAGAAGGATCGTGAGCTCCATACATACAACTTAGCAAAATATCAGGATTATGAGAATGAGTATGCAAAAGGGCATGAATGTTATGTCTAGTCGTATGCATAATCTCAAGGCCAACACCTAACTTCCAAGCTAAAGAAATTCCACCAGACAAaccaacagaagatgcagtccaAAAGTGAGGATATTTAAATTGTTGTAAATAAAAATGCATCTTAGACTCCAGAGTTTTAGTTTCTGATCAAAAGAAAACATCAGGGTTGTACTTATGGATCCAAAATTGAAGATAGTCACGAGTGGAAGGGTTTCCAAAACCCTGACAATTCCAAGAAAGGATTTTCATTAAAGGAAAATTAAGAAAGCGAGATAAAATTAAAATGCAATAAAAAACTAGAGTAAAAGTGATATCCAGTACCTATTGATCTGCATCAGTGAGATTTCGATTATAAAATCTAGTCTTTGCAGCAATATCTGAATCTGTTGGCTCAAAATTAACACTGGCTTGAGGTGCCCAATTTTCAGGTTGATGACTTGTAGAAGATTGAGCAGTGACATTTTTATGATTACTTGTAGAAGCATGATTGCTAGTGGTAGCCTGGTTTGTGTCATCATCAGATAGAGCAACATTGGCTGTGTTTCTGCTTCTTTTACGATGGCTGAAAGTACAACTAGTCGTTCCAGAATTAGAGCTTGCTGGAACCAAAGAAACCTGAGCATGAGACATAGCCCTGAAAGCTGGTGCAATTGAGGAGTCCGATTGAGAATCTGTAGCCGTAAAGTAGGAAATTTGCATTCCATCTAAGTGGCCAAGCTGAACAGAAGTTGGTTCTTATAAATAAGATCTTCTCTGATGTCCATGATGCAAAAATAAGCTAGCCAATTCTTGAGGATTTCTTTCTGGTAAAATGACTGGATCCAAAGCAGGACCAAAATTTCTCACAGTGCTTTCCATGTTAAGTTTCCGAGTCTTTCTATCTCCACAAAGTCTTGTGTTATGATCCGGAACTTTACACTCATCACATAACTTATATGGATGCTTCTCAAAATGAAACCCAACCCATCTTGCAACACCTGTAGCATTAGCAGCATGAATTCCTTTTATCATTGGAGTTGTAACTCTCATCATAACTAATTCTCTGAATTTGTTAGATTTAGAGGGATGAATGCCATCAGGTTCTACAACAACATTTTCTCCAACTATATTACCAAAGAGCTGAAGAATTTCAGGGTAAGTAAATTCAGGGAGGAGGTATTTGAATTCAAGCCAAAAGGGAGATGTatcaaattttagtttttgataagGATAAGATGGGTGCCAATCTCTAAGGACAATCAAATATCCATCAAAGTTCCAAGCTCCTCCAAACAGGATTGCATCTTTATCTTCAATAGAACAAAAGCGAATGACAAAAATATTAGGTTCCACAGATCTCACCATTAGTTGCCATTGATTATCTCTTTTAAGATGAGGCTATATATACTTTGCAGCCCTTTCAGCATTCTGCCATAACATAATACCAGGAGCAACCAGTTTACCTGCAAGACATATCTTCCAATCCTTAATACCTTGAGATAGAGCTGTCATAGAGTGAGTAACAACTCTATCTTTATCATGATGATCCCCTAAGTTGATTCCCTCCATATGTTGAGAGATATGGTTGATATTATAAGACATTTTAGGATGTAGAAAAAACCACAGGGTTAAAAGTTTAACAGATAATGGAAGAATATGATCTGGTAAAGTATTTAAAGGAACTTCAAAGTAGGTTGGTGTAAAGATGAGAATAAGAGCTAGGTGATAAGTATTCACAAATATTGGTAACAGAGAAGGTGAGTAATAAGAAAAGGGAACAGGTGTTGTAGTAATTGAAGATACTGTGTGAAGCCAGGAATTGAAGTTTGCAGGACCATTGTTGATATACCAGGTAGCAATTAAAGATATAAGTCGTTTAATATGGTAGTAGAAATGCACCAATGCATAAAGAATAAGCAAACATACCCTTAACCAATTAAATTTGAGCCAACTGATGTTGATAGACATTATTGCTGTCACTGATGCAGACAACAAGCTTTTAATACTGCATAAACCTGAAGAAGACAACAAAGTAAGGAGGAATCAGAATCAAACAACAGCAAAAGGaatgggtaaaccctaaaattgtaAGATTCGATTACATCAAAAGAAGGGAAATTTTAGAAGTAAACAAATGAAAATAAGAGGATAAGGATGAAGAAATTAGGGCTTAGAAAACCAAAAACAGGATAAAATTGAATGAGAAAACAACTGGAAGAACAAAAGAAATAGATGACAGATGAGCACAAAAGAAATTGATGCAGGAAAACTAAGAAATTTAGGGTAAGATTTGAGTTGACTAAGGTTGACTTTCGCTTGACTTTTCGCAGATAAGGTCAAGACTCGTGAGGTTCTCTCTGCTCTTTTTTCGTTCACTTGACCGTTGACCATAGCTTTAAGTTGAATAAACCTTTAGTTAGGAAAAAAGTTtatcccttagtaattgggtaggGTTAGCATTAGTAAACCCAAAACTGGTGTAACCAGAGCGCAATTATAAATTAAGTAATACTAGCTAAAAGAGAAATTTATCTTCTCTTTTGTGTCGCACGTgaaggaaggtggtggtggtggtttaggGAAGAAACAAAGAGTTGGAGAGAGGAGAAAATTGATGACTCTTCCATCATAATATATAGAGGATTTGTTAATGAAAActattgaaataagattttagagAGAATAGTTTAGGAGTGGTAATGATCTTGTTGATGGAAATTGTTAGTATAACTGATGGAGTGAAACTACGTGTAATTGTAAGAACTTGTGAGTGATTTGAGAACTGAAAATCACAAGAGAATTAGTAGGATAACATACTTATAAATAGTAGTGTTTGTACTCatgtgattgtagatagtgacaaaagtggttcgattctcagacttgcgaaggataaaatatagacttaaattctaaaacaaaaatagaaaactcaaacaaagatgatgttgttatcaatattaaaagaacactgaggctaagattccactattttccaagttcaaagtgatttaaatccaatatttatatttattcaaattttttttcgtttaatttgattctaagatgttgcaacaagtacatttttaaaataacaagtgtaaatcaaaagcatgggatataaaaaacctaagtccaagcatataccatcaatggaaatcacaattgttgaataaaaatcattaaaacaattctcaaacaaggcaaataatcatataaataattgtaataaataaaataaatagaaaataccactctttattggaaaaatagcttcctctatcgcctcagcaatggggtttagctcctcatatcaaaaacaggttcaaaatatttttccattgctcaaaaggtgttttcaaaggtgaagagactcaaagggagtaaaacagttcaatcgcaacgtttatatgtgttgcag encodes the following:
- the LOC113313764 gene encoding cationic peroxidase 1-like, yielding MADRNGFFYFLVGIVLVSVVITSSDALSTTFYHKVCPKALPTIKRLVYDAVNREHRMGASLLRLHFHDCFVNGCDGSVLLDSTSTIDGEKTAFGNINSLRGFEVVDRIKSEVNKICGAQVVSCADILAVAARDSVVQLGGPTWEVELGRRDSTTASRTDANNALPAPFMDLPALKQNFQNAGLDETDLVALSGGHAIGFSQCNNFKNRIYNESNIDPLFAQNRKKTCPSSGGDTRIAPFDPTADKFDTLYFKNLVKKRGLLHSDQALFNGVSTDALVRFYSTHASAFAADFGKSMIKMGRNKPLEGNSGQIRVNCRRIN
- the LOC113312484 gene encoding uncharacterized protein LOC113312484 gives rise to the protein MRIPYKLQIFMWKVIRNALPVKANFHITTADDNMCVLCNTQQIEDINHLLFSCLFANAIWKNCLPQHFNYVQQFSTLQEWIASWPTDSIINFTSDTPSLHGMIATILHIWKYRCKVQFQQETVNPNSALLPLFKYLADIVNITHASHTIHHVEHVCHWSPPPPDSLKINVDASFHKPFHVAGIVMLTRNSTGSYVAGKGVLRRVNHVHLDESWALLEAMHWAIQNNWNKVIFESDCKNVVLPVNEGLLPYWQSSPLLNKCVKMCNSHNSWFCVYVPRVCNKAVDCLAKSVLRSYNPGEWWFVPSTTLYVKLANDVS